DNA from Chitinophaga pendula:
CGCACAGTTCCTCGACGGTAAACTCTCCATGGATGCGAATGTGCTGATGACCACGCAGAAAAGCCACAACCGTGCAACCTCCGGGCTATACTACAATCCCCTGAGCGGTCTCTATCTCTTTCCCAGAGGTTTAAACTTTGACACCTACAAGGACTATGAGAAGTTCTCTCCTGTCAGGAATACTTATCTGCAACGCTGGTGGAACATCGACTTTGACAACAATATGGCAGGGCTGGATATACAGCAAAATCCTTACTGGGTATTGCACCGTAATATTACGGATAACAGCAAAGACAACCTGCTGGCATCGCTCCAGTTGCGCTACCAGCTGACCGATTGGCTGTTCTTGCAAGCCAGGGGAAATGTGAATAAAGCCTGGGATAAATACGAACTGAAGGCTTATGCCTCCACACAGACGACGCTGGCAGATAAGAACGGACGCTATACTTTTGATAAATTCAGCAGTACGCAGTATTACGGCGATCTGTTGCTGGTGGGCAACCGCAAGCTGTCCCAGCGTGTAGGTCTTAATTTCACACTCGGTACGAGTATTACTGATCTGAGACAGGAGCGGGAATTTATTGATTCCAAAGGTTCCGGCCCCGGCCTTGTTGCAGCCAATGTATTCCATATCGGAAATGTGGTGCCGACGAATGCGGCTACGATCCGGCCTACCGGTGTACGCAGGCAGCTGCAATCTGTATTTGCTACAGCGGGTGTAAACCTGGATGAAAAAGTTTTCCTGGACCTGACTGCCCGGAACGACTGGTCGTCTACACTGGCGTATACGCCGGATGTAAAAAAAGGTTACCTGTATTATTCAGCCGGTATCAATGCTATCCTGCATGAGCTGGTTAAACTGCCCTCTTTTATTGATTATTCCAAGATACGATTCTCGTATGCCCGTGTGGGTAATGATGTGCAGCCTTTTGCCACTTTACCGACCAATACGCTCGTGTCTGGCGTACTTACTTCCAATACTGCCGGTCCTTATCTGAACAGGCCCTTGAAACCCGAGGTGACGCAGTCTATTGAAGCGGGTATGGAATGGCGTATGCTACATAACCGCTTGTCGTTTGATGCGACCTGGTATCAATCCTATACACAGGATCAATATTTCGACTTCCTGATATCTGTCGGGTTCCTGTATCCCAACGTGTTTATCAATGCGGGTAAGATACAGAACAGTGGTGTAGAGGCTACACTCAGTTACGATGTTATTAAGAAACGTGCTTTCAGCTGGCAGACGACGCTGAACTTTACACATAACAAGAACAAGATCATACGGCTGGCGGAGCAGTTAAAGGGTGATTATCTCATCGGGCCTAAAGGAGTAAATGTGAATAACTATTCTTTACGTATCCGGGAGGGCAGTTCTTACGGCGACATTTACGGCCGCAGGTTTGCGCGGGCTGCTGACGGTTCTATCCTGGTAGATAATACTGGTAAGCCCTTACAGGAAAGTGGTCCATTGGCCTACCTGGGGAATCCTACTCCCAAGTTCTTACTCGGCTGGGGTAACAATTTCAGCTGGAAGAACCTGACGTGCAGTTTTCTGATCGATGGTCGCTTTGGCGGGAAGGTGATGAGTATCACGCAGGCGATGCTTGACGAGTATGGCGTATCGCAGGTGACAGCGGATGCCCGTAATAACGGCGGCGTGAGCATTGATGCCAGCAAAGCCAGTGGGGGTAAGTTCACCGACAAGATCCCTGCAGAGATCTTTTACCGTACTGTGGGTGGCCGTGCCGGCATCACTGAATACTACATGTATGATGCGACCAATATCCGGTTGCGGGAGCTGGCCATTGGCTATACGATCCCGCTGACCTCGAAGGTGGTAAAAGACCTGAAGGTAGGACTGGTAGGCCGGAATTTATTCTTCTTTACGAAGAAGGCGCCTTATGATCCGGAGATCAGTATGAGTACGGATAACGGCCTGCAAGGTGTGGATGTGTTCAGTTTACCTGCCACCCGCAGTTTTGGCCTCAGTGTGAAATGTTCCCTTTAAGAAAGGTTGAGTTTACCCTTTATTCTTTAAAAAAAATATTATGCTATATAGACCGCTATTGTATTTAGGTATTCCGGTATTGCTGGCGTTATCCGGATGTACTAAAAATTTCGAGGAAATCAATAAGAACCCATTCGGATCGGTGGATACAGATCTCAATCCTGATTTTGCGTTAACGGCTGCGCAGTTGCAGCAGGCACAACGTAGCATTTACCTGTTTCAGCCTGTGGACCTGTTCCAGTTACAGCAGAACCTGAACGGGGATGTGTACGCTGGTTATATGATGTCTCCCAATCCGTTTTCCAGCGGGAACAATCTCAACTATGCATTAATTGACAGCTGGAATAGTGCTGCTTTCGATGTGGCGTACACCAATGTCATGAATCCAACTACAAAGGCTGCTGCCTACTCTAAAGAGCGGATCAAAGACCTCTACGCGATGTCTAAGATCATACGGGTGGAGGCGATGCATCGGGTAAGTGATCTGTACGGCCCTATCATTTATACTAAATATGATCAGGTGACACCTGACAATAGTATTGAGTATGATAGTCAGCAGGAGGCTTATTACGCTTTTTTTGCAGACCTGAAGACGGCTATCGACATTCTTACTCCTATATATACGCAGCCTGTATCGGATGTATTCAAGCGGGCGGACCTGGTCTATGGGGGCAGTTATAAACAATGGTTACAGTTTGCCAATAGTTTACGTTTACGGTTGGCGATACGGATCGCTATTGCTGATCCTGCCAAGGCAAAGGCGGAAGGGGAGGCGGCGCTGGCGAATGCTGCGGGTTTGCTGTCGGCCGCGGGAGATAACTTCCAGGTAGACATCGGCACTACCACACATCCGTTGAACACGATCAGTGGCAGCTGGACGGATATCCGCATGGGGGCTCCTATGGAATCCATCCTGGGAGGGTATGCTGATCCCCGGATAAGTAAATATTTCCTACCTGCCAAGGACCCTGTTGTTGCCGGCCAGTACAAAGGTATCCGTAACGGCGTAGATTTGGACGCCAAGATCAGGTATGAGAATTATTCGGTGCTGGCGGAATTGCCCAGCAAGTTATTATTGATGACGGCGGCGGAGGCCTGGTTTCTGAAGGCGGAGGCAGCTATACGAGGGTGGGCTGGTGCCGGCGAGGCGCTATTCAATTATAATACCGGTATCCAAACCTCTTTCAACCAGTATGGGCTGGGAGATGCAGCAAGTTACTATACAGATAACAAAAAGGTGCCGAAGCCATATATAGATCCCAAGTCGGTTGTGGCCCGGGCGAATGATGTGCCTGCAGGTGATCCTCATTTGAGTACGGTGACTATACGGTGGGAGGAATCGGATGCTTTTGAGCGGAAGCTGGAGCGGATCATTACGCAGAAATGGATTGCCATGTTCCCGGAAGGAGAAGAAGCCTGGGCGGAATTCAGGCGTACAGGATATCCCAAATTGTTTCCGGTAGTGTTGAACAAGAGCCAGGGGGCTATTAAGGAAGGGGATTTTATCAGCCGGTTGAATTTCAGTATTAATGAATACGCGACTAACCAGGCTGCGTTGTTGCGTGCGGTTAGTTTACTGGGAGGCCCGGATAATGGGGGCACTAAGTTATGGTGGGATAAGTAATCCGCCGTTTTATCGATCGATTGCACGCAGGTCATGCTGGCATATGATCTGTGTGCAATTCTCTTTTTCTTTTCATGTGAGTGAGCGTCGTTAGTAATTTCCCTATTAAATCCTCCACTTTATCTGATCGGATAAAAATTTTTTTTATCCGGATGGTACTTGTCATTTTCTTCCACGACTTCTTTGTATTAACGCGGATAGACCTGTTTGAAAAATTCCAGGTACAATAGAGATGAAAAACAATTGAACGGTTACAGA
Protein-coding regions in this window:
- a CDS encoding SusD/RagB family nutrient-binding outer membrane lipoprotein; its protein translation is MLYRPLLYLGIPVLLALSGCTKNFEEINKNPFGSVDTDLNPDFALTAAQLQQAQRSIYLFQPVDLFQLQQNLNGDVYAGYMMSPNPFSSGNNLNYALIDSWNSAAFDVAYTNVMNPTTKAAAYSKERIKDLYAMSKIIRVEAMHRVSDLYGPIIYTKYDQVTPDNSIEYDSQQEAYYAFFADLKTAIDILTPIYTQPVSDVFKRADLVYGGSYKQWLQFANSLRLRLAIRIAIADPAKAKAEGEAALANAAGLLSAAGDNFQVDIGTTTHPLNTISGSWTDIRMGAPMESILGGYADPRISKYFLPAKDPVVAGQYKGIRNGVDLDAKIRYENYSVLAELPSKLLLMTAAEAWFLKAEAAIRGWAGAGEALFNYNTGIQTSFNQYGLGDAASYYTDNKKVPKPYIDPKSVVARANDVPAGDPHLSTVTIRWEESDAFERKLERIITQKWIAMFPEGEEAWAEFRRTGYPKLFPVVLNKSQGAIKEGDFISRLNFSINEYATNQAALLRAVSLLGGPDNGGTKLWWDK
- a CDS encoding SusC/RagA family TonB-linked outer membrane protein translates to MKMTFLKFGGAASLLLLSLVDPLPGAGRPVAGTIFQQTQELSGVVQDNKGTPLPGVTVALKNSKRGTQTNANGIFRLSVQTGEVVVFSFVGYVNKEVAVSDDRNITVVLEEQVRGLSEFVVTALGIQRKPKELTYATQQVKGADLSQVKETNVVNSLVGKVSGLQVSRSASGVAGSARVILRGQKSIRENQPLYVVDGVPMVNFTAAQPTDIWGQASGTGSSGRDGGDILSTINPEDIDNINVLKGASASALYGSQAANGVIMITTKKGRSGHPRIHYSSNFTLDQAAYKPDLQYEFNQSGEGSAYSWGPKGSNPDHVKPFFRTGNTWINAINLSTGSDQAQTYFSYSNTTNNGILPTSTFNQHTINIRETAQFLDGKLSMDANVLMTTQKSHNRATSGLYYNPLSGLYLFPRGLNFDTYKDYEKFSPVRNTYLQRWWNIDFDNNMAGLDIQQNPYWVLHRNITDNSKDNLLASLQLRYQLTDWLFLQARGNVNKAWDKYELKAYASTQTTLADKNGRYTFDKFSSTQYYGDLLLVGNRKLSQRVGLNFTLGTSITDLRQEREFIDSKGSGPGLVAANVFHIGNVVPTNAATIRPTGVRRQLQSVFATAGVNLDEKVFLDLTARNDWSSTLAYTPDVKKGYLYYSAGINAILHELVKLPSFIDYSKIRFSYARVGNDVQPFATLPTNTLVSGVLTSNTAGPYLNRPLKPEVTQSIEAGMEWRMLHNRLSFDATWYQSYTQDQYFDFLISVGFLYPNVFINAGKIQNSGVEATLSYDVIKKRAFSWQTTLNFTHNKNKIIRLAEQLKGDYLIGPKGVNVNNYSLRIREGSSYGDIYGRRFARAADGSILVDNTGKPLQESGPLAYLGNPTPKFLLGWGNNFSWKNLTCSFLIDGRFGGKVMSITQAMLDEYGVSQVTADARNNGGVSIDASKASGGKFTDKIPAEIFYRTVGGRAGITEYYMYDATNIRLRELAIGYTIPLTSKVVKDLKVGLVGRNLFFFTKKAPYDPEISMSTDNGLQGVDVFSLPATRSFGLSVKCSL